One window from the genome of Castellaniella sp. MT123 encodes:
- a CDS encoding ABC transporter permease: MKQNLPLRSLPRPLRIIFARFSILIPQMFGVLLATFLLIRLLPGDPALLMLGNMATPEQIANLRERLGLNGSLWSQFTSYLSTVIHGDLGTSMFTANPVLVDLLDRVPATLELITYAMLLTILISISLAIVSVVRPKGIVNRISKVYGLAAGAVPDFWVGLLLIYFLFYVAGIAPAPFGRLDPIMSAPPAITGFLTIDTLLAGDTDAFMSAVGRLCLPVLTLAIVNAGALMKMTQMVFADNYRSEYIRHARASGLSERQLIKSSLRNSLPPIITMVGFLFGFLLGAAVLVETIFAWGGLGQYAVSAVMNSDYPALQGFVLVAAAFILIVYTVVDVLYGIADPRIEV, from the coding sequence ATGAAGCAAAATCTGCCGTTGAGATCGCTGCCACGGCCGCTGCGGATCATTTTTGCAAGGTTCAGTATCCTGATACCGCAGATGTTTGGCGTGTTGCTGGCGACATTTTTGCTGATTCGCTTGCTGCCGGGTGACCCCGCACTACTCATGCTGGGCAATATGGCCACTCCGGAACAGATTGCGAACCTGCGGGAACGCCTGGGCCTGAATGGCAGCCTGTGGTCCCAGTTCACCAGCTATCTATCGACCGTGATCCACGGTGACCTGGGCACTTCAATGTTCACCGCAAATCCAGTTTTGGTGGACCTGCTCGACCGTGTGCCTGCGACCCTGGAACTGATCACTTATGCCATGTTGCTGACCATCCTCATCAGCATTTCCCTGGCGATCGTGTCCGTCGTGCGGCCCAAGGGCATCGTAAACCGTATCAGCAAGGTCTATGGCCTGGCTGCTGGTGCCGTGCCTGATTTCTGGGTCGGTCTGTTGCTGATCTATTTTCTTTTCTACGTCGCGGGCATTGCGCCGGCCCCGTTCGGGCGCCTGGATCCGATCATGTCGGCGCCCCCGGCCATCACCGGGTTCCTGACCATCGATACGCTACTCGCGGGGGATACCGATGCCTTCATGTCGGCCGTCGGTCGCCTATGTCTGCCGGTGCTGACGCTCGCCATCGTGAATGCTGGTGCCTTGATGAAAATGACCCAGATGGTCTTCGCCGACAACTATCGCAGCGAATACATCCGCCATGCGCGCGCCAGCGGCCTGTCCGAAAGGCAGCTCATCAAGAGCTCGTTGCGCAACAGCCTGCCGCCGATCATCACGATGGTGGGTTTCCTCTTCGGCTTCCTGCTGGGCGCAGCCGTCCTGGTCGAGACCATCTTTGCGTGGGGTGGCCTGGGACAGTATGCCGTTTCGGCCGTGATGAACAGTGACTACCCAGCACTGCAGGGCTTCGTGCTGGTGGCAGCAGCGTTCATTCTGATTGTTTATACCGTGGTGGACGTGCTCTACGGCATCGCGGACCCGAGGATCGAAGTATGA
- a CDS encoding ABC transporter permease, whose product MKKMSLRRRPNGRLTLTIGLVLLAVQALAIVFAPWIAPYSPVDADPLNALKEPSLQHLFGTDVSGMDIFSRVIFATRINLLISVTAVAIAFVIGVPIGLAIGYYKGWLSSFAMRIFDFIQSFPVFVLGMVLVSVMGQEIWNVAIVLAVLFAPVFARLIRAEVLSLRDRPFIAAARCSGATDGAIMFQHILPNALTPAIVQISISIGMAILLTAGLSFVGAGVRMPTPEWGLMVSNGAQQMILGVWWVSLFPGLAIVFSVLTFALLGDAAKQMFDPQARSA is encoded by the coding sequence ATGAAAAAAATGTCCTTACGGCGCCGCCCGAACGGCAGGCTGACATTGACGATCGGCCTTGTACTACTGGCCGTACAGGCCCTGGCCATCGTGTTCGCACCCTGGATCGCTCCATACTCGCCGGTCGATGCGGATCCGCTCAATGCATTGAAAGAACCATCACTGCAACATCTGTTCGGCACTGATGTGTCGGGCATGGATATCTTTTCCCGCGTCATCTTCGCCACCCGCATCAACCTGCTGATCAGCGTCACGGCGGTTGCCATCGCTTTCGTCATCGGCGTGCCGATCGGCCTGGCCATTGGCTATTACAAAGGCTGGCTCAGTTCATTCGCGATGCGCATCTTCGACTTCATCCAGTCCTTTCCCGTGTTTGTGCTGGGTATGGTGCTGGTATCCGTCATGGGTCAGGAGATCTGGAACGTAGCCATCGTGCTGGCAGTGCTGTTCGCCCCGGTATTTGCACGGCTGATTCGTGCCGAAGTGCTGTCATTGCGCGACCGCCCGTTCATTGCTGCAGCACGCTGCAGTGGTGCGACCGATGGCGCCATCATGTTCCAGCATATCCTGCCCAATGCCCTGACGCCGGCTATTGTGCAGATATCCATCAGCATCGGTATGGCCATTCTGCTGACTGCTGGGCTTTCTTTCGTAGGCGCCGGGGTTCGGATGCCCACGCCCGAGTGGGGACTGATGGTTAGCAATGGGGCGCAGCAGATGATCCTCGGCGTGTGGTGGGTCTCGCTCTTTCCTGGCCTGGCCATCGTCTTTTCCGTACTGACCTTTGCGCTACTAGGGGATGCCGCGAAGCAGATGTTTGATCCCCAGGCGAGGAGCGCATGA
- a CDS encoding NAD(P)-dependent oxidoreductase: MTQQSTKPVLVTGAAGLVGRTLVRRLVAQDRAFIAVDRVTSIIEDGIAINGCDLGDIHGLHALARDGIDSVIHCGAFSGPMVARDTPYAMVQINIVGTANVLELARVHQARRFVYCSSTSAYGVTQSGVPIVEDSLLRPGSLYGASKVASEYITTAYAEQYGLSAVNIRLSWVYGPGRTTDCVIRAMIEDAQAKRPTRMSFGQDFPRQFIHVDDAADGLLRALDAVALPRTTYNVTGNGRVTLGELAALVRRVFPEADIELQNGPDPMDEFQGQFSIQAAQRDFGYEPRVPLELGIRAYAAWIESRARQAAGA, from the coding sequence ATGACTCAACAATCTACGAAACCTGTGCTGGTGACTGGAGCGGCAGGCCTGGTCGGTCGTACTCTGGTTCGCCGCCTTGTGGCGCAGGATCGTGCCTTCATCGCCGTGGATCGAGTGACTTCCATCATCGAAGACGGCATCGCCATCAATGGGTGCGACCTAGGCGATATCCATGGTCTGCACGCGTTGGCGCGCGACGGCATCGATTCGGTGATTCATTGCGGTGCGTTTTCGGGACCGATGGTTGCACGCGATACGCCGTATGCCATGGTGCAGATCAATATCGTGGGTACTGCTAACGTACTGGAGTTGGCGCGTGTGCATCAGGCCCGCCGTTTCGTCTACTGCTCGTCCACTAGCGCCTATGGTGTCACACAGTCGGGAGTTCCTATCGTAGAGGACAGTCTGTTGCGGCCGGGCAGTCTGTACGGCGCTAGCAAAGTGGCTTCCGAATACATCACGACAGCATATGCGGAGCAGTACGGCCTGTCGGCTGTAAATATCCGCTTGTCGTGGGTGTACGGGCCCGGTCGGACCACGGACTGTGTGATCAGGGCCATGATCGAGGATGCGCAGGCCAAGCGGCCGACGAGAATGTCGTTCGGTCAAGATTTCCCTCGGCAATTCATTCATGTCGATGATGCGGCGGACGGCCTGCTGAGGGCGCTGGATGCGGTGGCGCTACCAAGGACGACCTATAACGTCACGGGCAATGGGCGTGTGACCCTCGGCGAGCTGGCGGCATTGGTCCGACGAGTGTTCCCCGAGGCCGATATCGAGCTGCAGAACGGTCCGGACCCTATGGACGAATTTCAGGGGCAATTCAGCATCCAGGCGGCCCAACGGGATTTTGGCTACGAACCCCGCGTTCCGCTCGAGCTGGGTATCCGGGCATATGCCGCGTGGATCGAGTCACGTGCAAGGCAGGCGGCTGGGGCCTGA
- a CDS encoding HNH endonuclease has product MAYEDATRFRMHKRIERNVSLVKAVKKYRGYTCQVCGTNFEMRYGALGKDYIEAHHLRPLATLKGKRVAMDPVKDFAVLCANCHRMIHRSGCVGDIAEFKKNNYRG; this is encoded by the coding sequence ATGGCTTACGAGGACGCAACGCGCTTCCGCATGCATAAACGCATCGAACGGAACGTAAGTCTAGTCAAAGCTGTGAAGAAATACCGTGGCTACACCTGTCAGGTGTGTGGCACCAACTTTGAAATGCGCTATGGAGCACTCGGCAAGGACTACATCGAAGCCCATCACCTCAGGCCGCTTGCAACTCTCAAAGGGAAAAGAGTTGCCATGGATCCTGTAAAGGACTTTGCGGTTCTCTGTGCCAACTGCCACCGGATGATTCATCGATCAGGTTGCGTTGGTGATATTGCTGAGTTCAAGAAGAACAATTACCGTGGCTAG
- a CDS encoding allantoinase PuuE, with product MDHLQRDFVGYGRNPPDPKWPGGARLALNFVLNYEEGSEPSFQDGEGMTETWFTESHGLAGVAGRDLAAEGLFEYGSRVGFWRVMRLLQERSLPATIFGCALALERNPEACDFIRESGFDVCSHGWRWIQHYQLSEDEEREHIHHAVASLEKIVGHRPQGWYCRYSPSVNTRRLLVEEGGFLYDSDYYGEELPFWTRVEGKPHLVVPYSLTNNDGQYAAGVSTSEQWFGFLKDAFDMLYKEGRQHPKMMSVGLHMRLVGHPARAAALERFLDYVAQFPDVWITRRLDIAKHWQQVHPAPTN from the coding sequence ATGGATCATCTGCAACGCGATTTTGTGGGCTATGGCCGCAACCCTCCGGATCCGAAGTGGCCGGGTGGCGCGCGTCTGGCTCTGAACTTCGTGCTCAATTATGAGGAAGGCTCCGAGCCCTCCTTCCAGGACGGCGAGGGTATGACTGAGACCTGGTTCACCGAAAGCCATGGCCTGGCTGGTGTGGCCGGGCGTGATCTGGCGGCGGAAGGGCTGTTCGAATACGGCAGTCGCGTGGGGTTCTGGCGGGTGATGCGTCTGCTGCAGGAGCGTTCGCTGCCTGCGACGATCTTCGGTTGCGCGCTGGCACTTGAGCGTAATCCTGAAGCCTGCGATTTCATCAGGGAATCAGGCTTCGACGTCTGTTCGCATGGATGGCGCTGGATTCAGCACTATCAATTGTCCGAGGATGAGGAACGGGAGCACATCCACCATGCCGTTGCTTCACTGGAGAAGATAGTCGGCCATCGTCCTCAAGGCTGGTACTGTCGGTATTCGCCGAGCGTCAATACGCGTCGGCTACTGGTGGAAGAGGGTGGTTTCCTGTACGACTCGGACTACTACGGCGAGGAACTGCCGTTCTGGACGCGCGTCGAGGGCAAGCCGCATCTGGTGGTGCCATATTCGCTGACCAACAACGATGGGCAATACGCTGCGGGTGTGAGCACGTCCGAGCAGTGGTTCGGCTTTCTCAAAGATGCCTTTGACATGCTCTATAAGGAAGGCCGTCAGCATCCCAAGATGATGTCCGTGGGTCTGCACATGCGGCTCGTGGGCCATCCGGCGCGGGCTGCGGCACTCGAGCGATTCTTAGACTATGTCGCCCAGTTTCCTGATGTGTGGATCACCCGACGGCTCGACATTGCCAAGCATTGGCAGCAGGTTCACCCCGCACCGACGAATTAA
- a CDS encoding recombinase family protein, which translates to MDVALYARVSTTRQAEADLSIPDQLNQMRAYCHQNGMTVLHEYVEPGDSAMDDRRPVFQQMIEDASCKSRRYDAILVFARSRIFRNTMDSALYTHRLKRNGTRILSMTQPTSDDPMGFMMDNLISMMDEYSSLENAKHTSRAMKENARRGYFNGSCAPFGYEAVETDVVGHKGKKRKRLAIDEREALVVRRIYDLYLHGENGCALGLKAIAGRLNQSGTLMRGKPWLVQKVNAVLADTTYRGEYCFNMRNSRTGQVRPESEWIRTTIPAIVDDETFEAVRRVRESRDPNKQGGKAQHATSVTLLAGLIKCDHCSTSMTQASGKGGRYRYYKCSHKVSLSANACDTPNLPVRDTDELILNHLIGKVLTPERVTVILKAWLAEQGKRAAATNDTMEHLQKALKAADDGLNNLYGAIEKGIVTLDSTFQARINRLKDERERILAQMAEVRRETPSARHVAPTQVAFACDRMRAMLMDREKGYGKQLLRLLVKEIRVKAGDIKITGRTGDLEGVIEELNAGGGLKVPTLAVPGAPIKSKFPALPHKRGMGIPASRRTLSLAILSCVHSLST; encoded by the coding sequence ATGGATGTAGCCCTGTATGCCCGCGTTTCCACCACGAGGCAAGCCGAAGCCGACCTCTCGATCCCAGACCAGCTGAACCAAATGCGGGCCTACTGCCATCAAAACGGTATGACGGTCTTGCATGAGTATGTTGAGCCCGGCGACTCTGCCATGGACGATAGGCGCCCGGTCTTCCAGCAGATGATCGAGGACGCTTCCTGCAAGTCTCGGCGGTACGATGCGATCCTCGTCTTTGCCCGGTCGCGGATCTTCCGCAACACGATGGACTCGGCGCTGTACACCCACCGGCTCAAGCGCAACGGCACGCGCATTCTGTCCATGACGCAGCCCACATCGGATGATCCGATGGGCTTCATGATGGACAACCTCATTTCGATGATGGATGAGTACAGTTCGCTGGAGAATGCCAAGCACACCAGCCGGGCGATGAAGGAGAACGCCCGCAGGGGCTACTTCAACGGATCGTGTGCGCCCTTTGGCTATGAGGCCGTAGAGACTGATGTGGTCGGCCACAAGGGCAAGAAGCGCAAGCGGCTGGCAATCGATGAACGTGAAGCTTTGGTCGTCAGACGGATCTATGACCTTTACCTACATGGCGAAAACGGGTGCGCGCTGGGCTTGAAGGCGATCGCGGGCCGGCTGAACCAGTCCGGCACTCTCATGCGCGGAAAGCCATGGCTGGTGCAGAAGGTCAATGCCGTGCTGGCCGATACAACCTATCGCGGCGAGTATTGCTTCAATATGCGGAATTCTCGTACGGGACAGGTGCGCCCTGAAAGCGAGTGGATCCGTACCACGATTCCGGCCATCGTTGATGACGAGACCTTTGAGGCTGTGCGCCGAGTGCGGGAGTCGCGAGACCCTAACAAGCAAGGCGGCAAGGCCCAGCATGCGACCAGCGTGACCTTGCTGGCAGGTCTCATAAAATGTGACCACTGCAGTACATCCATGACCCAGGCGAGCGGCAAGGGAGGGCGGTACAGGTACTACAAATGCAGCCACAAGGTTTCCCTCTCGGCGAACGCCTGCGATACCCCCAATCTGCCGGTCAGGGATACGGACGAACTGATCCTGAACCACCTGATCGGCAAGGTCCTTACACCTGAGCGGGTTACCGTCATTCTCAAGGCCTGGCTGGCTGAGCAGGGTAAGCGCGCAGCGGCCACCAATGACACCATGGAGCATCTGCAAAAGGCGCTGAAGGCTGCAGATGATGGGCTCAACAACCTGTACGGTGCCATTGAGAAGGGGATTGTGACCCTCGACTCGACGTTCCAGGCCCGCATCAACCGGCTCAAGGACGAGCGGGAGCGTATCCTGGCTCAGATGGCAGAGGTGCGGCGTGAAACGCCGTCGGCCCGACATGTAGCCCCCACGCAGGTAGCCTTCGCCTGCGACCGTATGCGGGCCATGCTGATGGATCGCGAAAAGGGCTATGGCAAGCAGTTGCTGCGCCTGCTGGTGAAAGAGATCCGGGTCAAGGCCGGTGACATCAAGATCACCGGCAGGACTGGCGACCTGGAGGGTGTCATCGAGGAACTGAATGCGGGCGGTGGGCTGAAAGTGCCCACCCTTGCCGTACCTGGCGCACCAATTAAATCGAAATTCCCGGCTCTACCCCATAAACGGGGGATGGGCATTCCCGCCAGTCGGCGGACCCTCTCTTTAGCGATCCTCTCGTGTGTGCACAGTCTCAGCACGTAG
- the hydA gene encoding dihydropyrimidinase, with translation MSTSCFDLVVRNARAATASDVFTTDIGIRDSRIVQLGSGLPEGAREIDARGRVVTPGGIDAHCHLDQPSSSPVKMADDFNSGTISAACGGTTTVIPFAAQQKGHSLRAAVEDYHRRADGVSHIDYAFHLIVSDPTPEVLKVELPELIGKGYTSFKAYMTYDDLKLDDGQILDVLDVAKRHGAIAMLHAENSDCIEWLTQRLESMGRHAPRFHAYSRPMLVEREATHRAIALAELVAVPILIVHVSGREAIEQIRWGRAHGLNIFAETCPQYLFLTAEDLGIDDSYTGAKCVCSPPPRDKANQEFIWNGLRDGLFTVFSSDHAPFNFEGDEGKHPQGKEVSFRHIPNGIPGLETRMPLLYSEGVLKGRISLEKFVELTATGPAKTYGLHPRKGAICIGADADLVIWDEREVTIRNGSLHHAVDYTPYEGMRLGAWPACTLLRGEVLWDGESYVGSRHRGKFIVAGRPSILPDVRAS, from the coding sequence ATGAGCACATCCTGTTTTGATTTGGTGGTCCGCAATGCCCGTGCGGCCACGGCTTCCGATGTCTTTACCACGGATATCGGCATTCGTGATAGCCGGATCGTCCAGTTGGGGTCAGGCCTGCCAGAAGGCGCCCGGGAGATCGATGCGCGTGGCCGTGTCGTCACGCCGGGTGGTATTGATGCGCATTGTCACCTGGACCAGCCGTCGTCGTCGCCCGTGAAGATGGCTGACGATTTCAATAGTGGCACGATTTCCGCTGCTTGCGGTGGAACGACGACGGTCATCCCCTTTGCCGCCCAGCAGAAGGGGCATAGTCTGCGTGCGGCTGTTGAGGACTACCACCGGCGTGCGGATGGCGTGTCGCATATCGATTATGCATTTCACCTCATCGTCAGCGATCCGACGCCCGAGGTTCTGAAGGTCGAGCTGCCGGAGCTGATCGGCAAAGGATACACGTCATTCAAGGCGTACATGACATACGACGATCTCAAGCTCGACGATGGCCAGATCCTGGATGTTCTGGATGTGGCGAAGCGTCATGGTGCGATCGCTATGCTTCATGCGGAGAATTCGGACTGCATCGAATGGCTGACGCAGCGGCTTGAGTCAATGGGGCGCCATGCTCCGCGTTTTCACGCCTATTCCCGTCCGATGCTGGTGGAGCGTGAAGCCACCCATCGCGCTATTGCATTGGCCGAATTGGTGGCTGTACCGATTCTCATCGTCCATGTCTCGGGCCGCGAGGCGATCGAGCAGATACGCTGGGGCCGTGCGCATGGCTTGAACATCTTCGCCGAGACCTGTCCTCAATATCTTTTCCTGACGGCAGAGGACCTGGGAATCGATGACAGTTATACCGGTGCCAAGTGTGTGTGCAGCCCGCCCCCGCGCGACAAAGCAAATCAGGAATTCATCTGGAATGGTCTGCGTGACGGGTTGTTCACCGTATTTTCTTCCGATCATGCGCCCTTCAATTTCGAAGGCGACGAGGGCAAGCATCCGCAGGGCAAGGAAGTGTCGTTCCGGCATATTCCCAACGGAATCCCCGGGTTGGAAACGCGCATGCCGCTGCTGTATTCGGAAGGGGTCCTCAAGGGGCGCATCAGTCTCGAAAAGTTCGTCGAGCTGACGGCGACGGGTCCAGCCAAGACTTACGGCTTGCATCCACGCAAGGGGGCCATCTGCATCGGTGCCGATGCCGATCTGGTGATTTGGGATGAACGCGAAGTCACCATCCGCAATGGGTCGCTGCATCACGCGGTCGACTACACCCCTTATGAAGGTATGCGGCTGGGCGCCTGGCCAGCCTGCACGCTGCTGCGTGGCGAAGTGCTGTGGGACGGTGAGTCCTATGTCGGTTCCAGGCATCGAGGGAAGTTCATTGTGGCGGGTCGGCCTTCGATCCTGCCCGACGTCCGTGCTTCCTAG
- a CDS encoding ABC transporter substrate-binding protein: MNIKKEAAQSLMESMARAIITASLLGMFVVPSAYAQDAKSVLVVAGPRTPESLDQEYPPTEASHESKRNTYERLLAYDTKMQNGVKVENFDKLVGALAEQWEVSADKTSITFFLRKGVKSADGNEMTADDVMWTFERGWNKNANFRWYMGQIMGITDFSAFQKVDGMTVKVTLPRPSPLIERIWVNNDLGILDAVTAKKHVTADDPWASRWLSTHSASFAPYQVAKFQSGQEVIYEANPNYYRGAPQIKKVIFREMPTSANRLAALQAGAVDVAEWLSPRELSALEKNPQIKVWQVFGNYIHRVEMNNTTPPFDNQNVRQALNYLVPREDILKAVYYGKARATKSPISEIYPAYADEYFKYTQDVDKAKALLKEAGHEEGFKTQLGYRTGDQIEEEIAVILKTAFARAGVDVELIKLPASTLVERYSKGTIPMYFFRDMAIVPDAAYVANLWLNSASLINYPKFKNAEVDQLINEGLTSTDEAKREANMKRVQQIVVEQAPWVFLMNPGYQLATRANVTGFSWYTPNSNTWYDFSKK; encoded by the coding sequence ATGAATATCAAGAAGGAAGCTGCACAATCGCTTATGGAGTCTATGGCGAGAGCCATCATCACCGCATCGTTGCTGGGTATGTTTGTGGTGCCCTCCGCATATGCGCAGGATGCAAAATCGGTTCTGGTCGTGGCAGGACCTCGCACGCCGGAATCGCTTGACCAGGAATATCCACCCACAGAGGCCTCGCACGAATCCAAGCGCAACACCTACGAGCGTCTGTTGGCCTATGACACCAAGATGCAGAATGGCGTCAAGGTAGAGAACTTTGACAAGCTCGTCGGTGCTCTGGCCGAGCAGTGGGAAGTCTCCGCAGACAAGACGTCGATCACTTTCTTCCTGCGCAAGGGCGTCAAGAGCGCCGATGGTAACGAGATGACCGCCGATGACGTGATGTGGACGTTTGAGCGTGGCTGGAACAAGAATGCCAATTTCCGCTGGTACATGGGCCAGATCATGGGCATCACCGATTTCTCGGCATTCCAGAAGGTCGACGGCATGACGGTGAAGGTCACGCTGCCCCGACCCTCTCCGTTGATCGAGCGCATCTGGGTCAACAATGACCTAGGCATCCTGGATGCGGTGACCGCGAAGAAGCATGTGACGGCGGACGATCCCTGGGCTTCGCGCTGGCTGTCCACCCATTCGGCGTCGTTTGCGCCATACCAGGTGGCGAAATTCCAGTCGGGCCAGGAGGTCATCTACGAAGCCAATCCAAACTATTACCGTGGTGCGCCGCAGATCAAGAAAGTCATCTTCCGTGAGATGCCGACGTCGGCCAACCGGTTGGCAGCATTGCAGGCGGGCGCAGTCGATGTAGCCGAATGGCTTTCGCCCCGGGAACTGTCCGCCCTGGAGAAGAATCCCCAGATCAAAGTGTGGCAGGTATTCGGTAACTACATTCATCGCGTGGAGATGAACAACACCACGCCACCCTTCGATAACCAGAATGTGCGCCAGGCCTTGAACTACCTGGTGCCGCGCGAGGATATTCTGAAGGCCGTGTACTACGGCAAGGCACGTGCGACGAAGAGCCCGATCTCGGAGATCTATCCGGCCTATGCTGACGAATACTTCAAGTACACGCAGGACGTCGATAAAGCCAAGGCGTTGCTGAAGGAAGCAGGTCATGAGGAGGGATTCAAGACCCAATTGGGCTACCGCACAGGAGATCAGATCGAGGAAGAGATCGCCGTGATCCTGAAGACGGCCTTCGCTCGCGCCGGGGTCGACGTCGAACTGATCAAGCTGCCTGCCTCGACGCTCGTCGAGCGGTATTCCAAAGGCACTATTCCCATGTACTTTTTCCGGGACATGGCGATCGTGCCGGATGCTGCTTATGTCGCCAATCTCTGGCTCAACAGCGCTTCCCTGATCAACTATCCGAAATTCAAGAATGCCGAAGTCGATCAGTTGATCAATGAAGGGCTGACCAGCACCGACGAAGCGAAGCGTGAAGCCAACATGAAGCGTGTCCAGCAGATCGTGGTCGAACAGGCGCCGTGGGTGTTCCTGATGAATCCTGGCTACCAGCTTGCCACGCGAGCCAATGTGACCGGCTTCAGCTGGTACACGCCGAACAGCAACACGTGGTACGACTTCTCCAAGAAGTGA
- a CDS encoding ABC transporter ATP-binding protein — MMAQLADALLEVRNLSVGFSSDQSAPLALNSVSFTLGQGEILGIVGETGAGKSLLARAIIDMLPGDGRIVDGDVLVRGQSVAGMTEAQKRGFRGGEVALIGTNAKSLLDPVVKVGEQIARVLRTHRGIGKRQAWQNAIALFEQVGIVNPERRAHAYPHELSGGMAQRVVIAMALIAQPKVLLADDATLGLDATIQLQVLDLLVQKGRELGLAVVLITHDLGMVAAYCDRVGIMKSGELLELESVRSFLTDGPRHLYSRELLEAAKVRPLPMVQDPEAAGEAARPPLLEVTDLVKTFHVGGTADVVRAVDHVSLSIRRGETLALVGESGSGKTTMGQCLVRLLQSDSGSIRFDGHETLTMSDKEFRAVRRRMQMVFQEPYVALNPRWRVRELVAEPLKLGEPLSRAAREVRVLELLDLVGVDRAKANLYPHELTAGEQKRVGVARALAVNPDFVIFDEPTTALDIRVRAQIIDLVRDLQKRMGLSALFITHDLNSVRSLAHYVAVMRHGKLIEQGPTEQIFEHPQDAYTRKLLDAELPIEARELTHSEIMAVAKAV; from the coding sequence ATGATGGCACAGTTGGCAGATGCATTGCTGGAAGTTCGAAATCTTTCCGTCGGATTTTCTTCAGATCAGTCGGCACCGCTCGCACTGAATAGCGTCAGCTTCACTTTGGGTCAAGGTGAAATCCTGGGTATTGTGGGTGAGACAGGCGCGGGCAAGTCGTTGCTTGCCCGCGCTATCATCGACATGCTGCCAGGTGACGGCCGGATTGTGGATGGCGATGTGCTGGTCAGAGGGCAATCAGTGGCCGGAATGACCGAGGCGCAGAAACGAGGGTTCCGCGGTGGCGAGGTTGCTCTGATCGGAACGAATGCGAAGTCCTTGCTGGATCCGGTCGTCAAGGTGGGCGAGCAGATTGCACGGGTATTGCGCACCCACCGCGGCATTGGAAAAAGGCAGGCCTGGCAGAATGCCATCGCGCTCTTCGAGCAGGTGGGGATCGTCAATCCGGAGCGGCGTGCGCACGCCTATCCGCACGAGTTATCTGGCGGGATGGCGCAGCGGGTCGTGATCGCCATGGCGCTGATCGCTCAGCCTAAGGTATTGCTCGCAGACGATGCGACGCTCGGGCTGGACGCCACGATCCAATTGCAGGTGCTGGACCTGCTTGTGCAGAAGGGCCGTGAGCTCGGTCTGGCCGTCGTGCTCATCACGCACGATCTGGGCATGGTCGCCGCGTATTGTGACCGCGTTGGCATTATGAAATCGGGAGAGCTGCTGGAGCTCGAAAGCGTACGCTCGTTTCTGACGGATGGGCCACGGCACCTCTACAGCCGAGAACTACTTGAGGCTGCGAAAGTGCGGCCCCTGCCCATGGTCCAGGATCCGGAGGCCGCTGGCGAGGCGGCCAGGCCACCGCTGCTCGAGGTCACCGATCTGGTCAAGACTTTCCATGTTGGTGGCACTGCCGATGTCGTGCGGGCCGTCGATCATGTGTCGCTCTCGATTCGTCGCGGCGAGACTCTGGCCCTGGTCGGCGAAAGCGGTTCGGGCAAAACGACCATGGGCCAGTGCCTGGTCCGCTTGCTGCAATCCGACTCCGGCTCAATCCGTTTTGATGGCCACGAAACATTGACGATGTCGGACAAGGAATTCCGGGCCGTCCGCCGGAGGATGCAGATGGTGTTTCAAGAACCTTACGTCGCCTTGAACCCGAGATGGCGCGTGCGGGAATTGGTGGCCGAGCCGCTGAAATTGGGTGAGCCTCTGTCGCGTGCCGCGCGCGAGGTCCGCGTGCTGGAATTGTTGGATCTGGTCGGCGTCGATAGGGCGAAGGCTAATCTTTATCCGCATGAACTGACGGCGGGCGAGCAGAAGCGCGTCGGGGTGGCGCGTGCTCTGGCCGTGAATCCGGACTTTGTGATCTTTGATGAACCCACGACGGCCCTGGATATTCGGGTGCGTGCACAGATCATCGACCTCGTGCGCGATCTGCAGAAACGTATGGGGCTTTCCGCGTTGTTCATCACGCATGACCTGAATTCCGTCCGTTCGCTTGCGCATTATGTGGCGGTGATGCGTCATGGCAAGCTGATCGAACAGGGCCCGACGGAGCAGATTTTCGAACATCCTCAGGACGCCTACACGCGCAAGCTCCTGGATGCCGAGCTTCCGATCGAGGCGCGCGAACTGACGCATTCCGAAATTATGGCGGTGGCCAAGGCGGTATGA